Proteins from one Methanobacteriaceae archaeon genomic window:
- a CDS encoding TIGR00269 family protein — translation MKPLNGHNFNQKLEKRVKKVINDYNLIENGDKIAVALSGGKDSLLTLHILSKLQNESYLDFELLAILIDEGIQGYREQGIRSARKNASSLGVELYEVSLKEELGFTLDDASHFYPTACVPCGVFRRYHLNRTAYNLGADKLATGHNLDDEVQSFLMSFVRADIRRFGKFGPIQERIHPKMVPRIKPLWLVAEKEVGMWAVMNDIDVHLAECPYAYQSLRSRLKNYLNSLEENQPGIKRNMLSFFQKNLKLDKKEEVKLCECQICGEPSSSLICKACEMCEIIKGDD, via the coding sequence ATGAAACCCCTGAATGGCCATAACTTCAATCAAAAACTGGAAAAAAGGGTTAAAAAGGTTATAAATGATTATAATCTCATTGAAAATGGCGATAAAATAGCTGTGGCTCTTTCTGGGGGGAAAGATAGTTTATTAACCCTTCATATTCTAAGTAAGCTCCAGAATGAATCTTATTTAGATTTTGAACTTTTAGCTATTCTAATTGACGAGGGAATTCAGGGATACCGTGAACAGGGAATAAGATCTGCCAGAAAAAATGCCTCATCTTTGGGAGTGGAGTTGTATGAAGTGTCTCTAAAAGAAGAGTTGGGGTTCACCCTGGATGATGCATCTCACTTTTATCCGACTGCATGTGTCCCTTGCGGTGTTTTCAGACGCTACCATCTAAACCGCACAGCTTATAATCTTGGAGCCGACAAGCTAGCCACAGGACATAATCTGGATGATGAGGTTCAGTCCTTTTTAATGAGTTTTGTAAGGGCGGATATAAGGAGATTTGGAAAATTCGGACCCATACAGGAACGAATCCACCCTAAAATGGTGCCCAGAATCAAACCTCTGTGGCTTGTTGCAGAAAAGGAGGTGGGTATGTGGGCTGTGATGAATGATATTGATGTACACCTGGCTGAATGTCCATATGCATATCAGTCTCTCCGATCCCGGCTAAAAAATTACTTAAATAGTTTAGAAGAGAACCAACCAGGCATCAAGAGAAACATGCTTAGTTTTTTCCAGAAAAACCTGAAGCTGGATAAAAAAGAAGAAGTTAAACTCTGTGAGTGCCAGATATGTGGCGAGCCTTCATCTTCTTTAATATGCAAAGCTTGTGAAATGTGTGAAATTATTAAAGGGGACGATTAA
- a CDS encoding DegT/DnrJ/EryC1/StrS family aminotransferase codes for MIPVAKPLIGQEEIEEVEKVLKSGFIAQGPKVAEFEEAFASYIGVEEAIAVSSGTTALHLALLAAGVGKGDEVITTPFSFAATGNCALYVGARPVFVDIDPQTYNLNPDRIEEAITQKTKAIIPVHLYGQPARMDQINQIAKSHDLVVIEDAAQAHGALYKDKKVGSLGDLACFSFYPTKNMTTSEGGMITTSNSEMADKARMLRAHGEKERYQHIILGYNFRMTDIAAAIGLVQLEKLDQFNQKRIENAEYLNAHIETIKGIDPPYVSSEVRHVFHQYTVRIKNGKRNDTMEYLNREGIGTGIHYPTPIYKQKLYQEMGYNDNCPETEKAASEVLSLPVHPGLTVEELEKISISLEAVSDIIF; via the coding sequence ATGATACCAGTTGCCAAGCCTCTTATTGGACAGGAAGAGATAGAAGAAGTGGAAAAAGTATTAAAATCAGGGTTCATAGCTCAGGGCCCTAAGGTAGCAGAATTTGAAGAGGCCTTTGCCAGTTATATTGGAGTTGAAGAGGCCATTGCAGTAAGCTCAGGAACCACAGCATTACATCTGGCTTTACTTGCAGCTGGTGTGGGAAAGGGTGATGAAGTTATAACCACGCCCTTTAGTTTCGCAGCCACAGGTAACTGTGCGCTTTATGTTGGAGCCAGACCCGTCTTTGTGGATATAGACCCTCAAACTTACAATCTGAATCCGGATAGGATTGAAGAAGCCATCACCCAGAAAACTAAGGCTATCATCCCGGTTCATCTTTATGGCCAGCCAGCCAGGATGGACCAGATAAACCAGATAGCCAAATCACATGATCTGGTGGTTATTGAAGATGCTGCCCAGGCTCACGGTGCATTGTATAAGGATAAAAAAGTAGGATCACTGGGAGATCTGGCCTGCTTCAGTTTCTACCCCACCAAAAACATGACCACCAGTGAAGGTGGAATGATCACCACCAGCAATTCTGAAATGGCAGATAAAGCCAGAATGCTCAGAGCACACGGTGAAAAAGAAAGATACCAGCACATAATTCTAGGATATAACTTCCGCATGACGGACATAGCAGCTGCCATAGGTCTGGTGCAACTCGAAAAGCTGGATCAATTCAATCAGAAAAGAATAGAAAATGCAGAATACCTCAACGCACACATAGAAACTATAAAGGGAATAGATCCACCTTACGTTTCTTCAGAAGTCCGTCACGTGTTCCACCAGTACACAGTTCGGATTAAAAACGGAAAAAGAAACGATACAATGGAATATCTAAATCGGGAAGGAATTGGAACCGGAATCCATTACCCCACCCCCATTTACAAGCAGAAACTATATCAGGAAATGGGGTATAATGATAATTGCCCTGAAACAGAAAAAGCTGCCTCGGAAGTTCTCTCCCTACCAGTGCATCCAGGATTGACTGTTGAAGAACTGGAAAAGATATCCATATCATTAGAAGCAGTATCAGATATTATTTTTTAG
- a CDS encoding DUF1922 domain-containing protein encodes MYLVFRCDCGRAVYAREGVKRKKCVCGKNLKVSERRIMVKTEDAQTAALKVQELQEEKYGGAYLTTADKIKK; translated from the coding sequence ATGTACCTGGTATTCAGATGCGACTGTGGACGGGCAGTTTATGCCAGAGAAGGTGTTAAGAGAAAGAAATGTGTTTGTGGGAAGAATTTAAAGGTTTCAGAAAGGCGTATAATGGTAAAAACTGAAGATGCCCAAACCGCTGCTTTAAAGGTGCAGGAACTGCAGGAAGAAAAGTATGGTGGAGCATACCTTACCACTGCAGATAAGATCAAAAAATAA
- a CDS encoding MTH1187 family thiamine-binding protein yields the protein MISAELTIIPIGTPSSSLSKYVAAAVAALDETGIKYQLSGMGTLLEAENPEELFDAIKIAHEAVFKEGMDRVVTSVKIDDRRDQDRTMEDKVRSVEEKLG from the coding sequence ATGATATCAGCTGAACTGACCATAATCCCCATTGGCACTCCAAGTTCCAGTTTGAGTAAATATGTGGCTGCCGCAGTAGCTGCTTTAGATGAAACTGGCATAAAATATCAATTAAGCGGTATGGGAACTTTACTGGAGGCTGAAAATCCTGAAGAACTCTTTGACGCTATTAAAATTGCACACGAAGCAGTTTTCAAAGAGGGAATGGATCGGGTGGTTACCAGTGTGAAAATAGATGATCGCCGGGACCAGGACCGAACCATGGAGGATAAGGTGCGCTCGGTAGAGGAAAAATTGGGATAG
- a CDS encoding GTP-binding protein codes for MKESIYHLTQHGERENIEFKENLNLKTHLFTERKQQLASQMKYRLEKGKGEAIYFIGVDDDGELLGLEDRKMDESLHVLGEIARYVNAKISAVETEPAGRGKVAQVFISRVQNSKPDHLLIGVAGHVDHGKSTLVGTLTTGTLDTGSGSTRIFLDVQKHEIERGLSADLSFAVYGFSQGTPVRIKNPLNKREKALMVEKCDKLVSFVDTVGHEPWLRTTIRGIVGQKLSHGLLVVAADQGPTHITREHLGIILAMDLPVMVVMTKIDMVKPERIKAVRQEIFDLLKLVGRIPYMVKTYEDADFLTENLNHHLVPVIKASPVTGEGLELLDRLFSNLKIPSHEEDAKKPFMMYIDKIYSVIGVGTVVSGTIRQGKVKKGEKLILGPSSTGDFLQVSVKTIEMHHYRKESASVGEVVGISISGVEMDEIKRGMIICHPDYNPRAVREFDADVAILVHPTTIKEGYECITHIETIAETTCFRPIDHEYLSAGDTGQIRMRFKYRPFAIREGQKLIFREGKSKGVGTVTRLASESK; via the coding sequence ATGAAAGAAAGCATCTACCACCTTACACAGCATGGTGAGAGAGAAAACATAGAATTTAAAGAAAATCTTAATTTGAAAACTCATCTTTTTACAGAACGTAAACAACAACTGGCATCCCAGATGAAGTACCGTCTGGAAAAGGGTAAAGGGGAAGCAATTTATTTTATCGGAGTTGACGATGATGGGGAGCTTCTGGGACTTGAAGATAGAAAAATGGATGAATCTCTTCATGTCCTGGGTGAGATTGCCCGTTACGTTAATGCAAAAATCAGTGCTGTTGAAACTGAACCTGCGGGTCGAGGAAAAGTTGCCCAGGTTTTCATAAGTCGTGTTCAAAACAGCAAACCCGACCATCTTTTAATTGGAGTTGCTGGACACGTGGATCATGGGAAAAGCACCCTGGTAGGGACTTTAACCACTGGCACCCTGGATACTGGTTCAGGAAGCACCCGCATATTCCTAGATGTGCAGAAACATGAAATAGAACGAGGACTGTCTGCTGATCTTTCCTTCGCAGTTTATGGATTCAGCCAGGGCACCCCGGTTAGAATAAAAAACCCCCTAAATAAGCGAGAAAAAGCCCTTATGGTGGAAAAATGTGATAAATTGGTTTCTTTTGTTGATACAGTCGGTCATGAACCATGGCTTCGAACCACCATCCGCGGGATTGTGGGACAGAAACTTAGTCACGGTCTACTGGTAGTTGCAGCTGACCAAGGACCAACACATATCACCAGGGAGCATTTGGGAATAATTTTGGCCATGGACTTACCAGTGATGGTAGTAATGACTAAAATTGACATGGTAAAACCTGAGAGAATTAAAGCTGTCCGTCAGGAGATTTTTGACCTGTTGAAACTGGTGGGGAGAATACCATACATGGTGAAAACATACGAAGATGCAGATTTCCTAACAGAAAACCTCAACCATCACCTGGTACCAGTTATTAAAGCATCACCTGTCACTGGAGAAGGTTTAGAACTGCTTGATCGCCTTTTTTCCAATCTTAAAATCCCATCCCACGAGGAAGACGCAAAAAAACCATTTATGATGTATATTGACAAAATATATTCCGTTATTGGTGTGGGAACTGTGGTCAGTGGTACAATAAGGCAGGGAAAGGTTAAAAAAGGTGAGAAACTTATTTTAGGACCTTCTAGTACTGGTGATTTCCTTCAGGTTAGTGTTAAAACCATAGAAATGCATCATTACCGCAAAGAAAGTGCTAGCGTGGGAGAAGTGGTGGGGATATCCATTAGTGGAGTTGAAATGGATGAAATAAAAAGGGGTATGATTATATGCCATCCAGATTATAATCCTCGCGCAGTGAGAGAGTTTGACGCTGATGTGGCCATTCTTGTGCATCCTACAACAATTAAGGAGGGATATGAGTGCATAACCCACATTGAAACCATTGCTGAAACCACTTGCTTCCGCCCCATTGACCATGAATACCTGTCCGCAGGTGACACCGGTCAGATTAGAATGAGATTCAAGTACCGGCCATTTGCCATCCGTGAAGGTCAGAAACTAATATTCCGTGAGGGAAAAAGTAAAGGCGTGGGAACTGTCACCCGTTTAGCCAGTGAATCGAAGTAA